A genomic segment from Gemmatimonadota bacterium encodes:
- a CDS encoding YetF domain-containing protein — MRMVNSGMILNQLFTDLFIPGVSIAEKVLRTVLVYGFLIILLRVAGKRTLGQVTSFDLVVLLLLSNTVQNAIIGNDNSLLGGLIGAVVLIVGDYVVVRALYNHRKLDRVIEGATSVLVHHGKFVDANMKHQLITRAELEADMRKQGIAHMSDVRCARIETGGAITFELESPTEYEKHLTDLVTRLERIESMLERLEASGSDQQADP, encoded by the coding sequence ATGCGAATGGTAAATTCCGGGATGATCCTGAATCAGCTGTTCACCGATCTATTTATCCCGGGTGTATCGATCGCAGAGAAGGTTCTGCGCACCGTTCTGGTATACGGCTTTCTCATCATCCTGCTGAGGGTAGCCGGCAAGCGTACTCTCGGGCAGGTCACATCGTTCGATCTCGTAGTTCTGCTGTTGCTGTCGAATACCGTGCAGAACGCGATAATCGGCAACGACAACTCACTCCTTGGTGGTCTGATTGGTGCAGTTGTGCTGATCGTGGGTGACTACGTGGTTGTCAGGGCGTTGTACAATCACAGAAAGTTGGATCGCGTAATCGAAGGAGCCACGTCGGTGCTGGTTCACCACGGCAAGTTCGTGGACGCAAACATGAAGCATCAGTTGATCACGCGGGCGGAACTCGAGGCCGACATGCGCAAACAGGGCATCGCGCACATGTCAGATGTGCGCTGCGCGCGAATCGAGACTGGCGGTGCAATCACTTTCGAGCTCGAAAGCCCTACGGAGTATGAAAAGCATCTCACTGATCTCGTCACGCGACTCGAGCGAATCGAAAGCATGCTGGAAAGACTGGAAGCGTCCGGCAGTGATCAGCAGGCGGACCCGTAG
- a CDS encoding glutamine synthetase family protein, with protein sequence MQKQEILDITKKQGVRFLRLQFTDILGINKNVEIPSSQIEKALDGDIMFDGSSIEGFVRVEESDMLLVPDLSTFQVYPWGDPDARVARVICDVHTPDGDHFEGDPRWVLKRAVARAEAMGFRMNAGMEAEFFMFRPGAGGNVSTTTHDVGSYFDLAPSDLGEDARRAIVVALEKMGFEVEAAHHEVAHGQHEIDFRYADALRTADNITTFRFVVKYVAQQFGLVASFMPKPIFGQSGSGMHTHQSLFRGNDNAFYDAAGLYELSETALHYIGGLLKHARACTAITNPLVNSYKRLLTGYEAPANVAWSMRNRSPMLRIPARRKIGTRVEHRAPDPSANPYLALAVMLAAGLDGIETRADYREPVNENIWEMSHRERRRLRIDDLPHDLNEACDELEKDDVIRDALGPHVTRHFLAAKREEWREYMMQVSKWELDNYLAKY encoded by the coding sequence ATGCAAAAACAGGAAATTTTGGACATCACAAAGAAACAAGGTGTCCGATTCCTCAGGCTCCAGTTCACCGATATCCTGGGCATCAACAAGAACGTCGAAATCCCCTCCTCCCAGATCGAGAAGGCCCTGGACGGCGATATCATGTTCGACGGCTCTTCAATAGAAGGGTTCGTACGCGTCGAGGAGTCCGACATGCTCCTGGTCCCGGACCTCTCCACCTTCCAGGTCTATCCGTGGGGGGACCCCGATGCCCGGGTCGCCCGCGTCATCTGCGACGTGCATACCCCCGATGGCGATCACTTCGAGGGGGATCCTCGCTGGGTTCTCAAGCGAGCCGTCGCCAGGGCGGAGGCCATGGGCTTCCGGATGAATGCCGGTATGGAGGCCGAATTCTTCATGTTCCGGCCAGGTGCCGGTGGTAACGTCTCCACCACCACCCACGACGTCGGGAGCTACTTCGACCTCGCTCCATCCGACCTGGGCGAGGACGCGCGCAGAGCGATCGTCGTTGCACTGGAAAAGATGGGCTTCGAAGTCGAGGCCGCGCATCACGAGGTGGCGCACGGTCAGCATGAGATCGACTTTCGCTACGCCGATGCTCTGCGCACCGCCGACAACATCACGACCTTCCGGTTTGTCGTCAAATACGTGGCCCAGCAGTTCGGCCTCGTCGCCTCGTTCATGCCCAAGCCGATCTTCGGTCAGAGCGGCAGCGGCATGCACACGCACCAGTCGCTGTTCCGCGGCAACGACAACGCATTCTATGATGCAGCCGGCCTGTACGAGCTCAGCGAGACCGCCCTTCATTACATCGGTGGTCTGCTCAAGCACGCGCGTGCGTGCACCGCGATAACAAACCCGCTCGTAAACTCCTACAAGCGGCTCCTCACCGGATACGAAGCGCCGGCCAATGTCGCATGGTCGATGCGCAATCGATCTCCGATGCTGCGCATTCCCGCGCGTCGCAAGATCGGCACGCGCGTCGAGCACCGCGCGCCAGATCCTTCGGCCAATCCGTATCTCGCTCTCGCTGTGATGCTCGCCGCCGGCCTTGACGGCATCGAAACGCGCGCCGATTACCGCGAGCCTGTCAACGAGAACATCTGGGAGATGTCACACCGCGAGCGCAGGCGTCTGCGCATCGACGACCTTCCTCACGATCTCAACGAAGCCTGCGACGAGCTCGAGAAGGATGACGTCATCCGTGACGCGCTCGGCCCGCACGTCACACGCCACTTCCTCGCCGCAAAACGCGAGGAGTGGCGCGAGTACATGATGCAGGTGAGCAAGTGGGAGCTGGACAATTACCTCGCGAAATACTGA
- a CDS encoding TonB-dependent receptor, whose product MISKLSGRTFKLHLVLLIAVACVLTHPGRLRAQVTPAAQQTAHDTTTRDSTAKLRAVQVTAKRGSETHVAPLQLLTLPVTASITAQKAKETVNIVDPEDAVKYLPSLYIRKRNYGDTQATIGTRVWGVSSSARSLVYADGVPLSALIANNNTIGGPRWGLISPEEISRIDIMYGPYSAAYPGNSMGAVMEITTRQPSSLEGSVQQTQALQHYNLYGTDRAFGTSLTNATVGDRFGRFSFWASGSYENSQSQPLLYVTSSSVPAGATGGYASANKLGAPTHVTGASGLLHTGMTNAKIKLAYDITPVLRAAYTIGFWHNDGKSSVDTYLADSGQPTFGGQSGFASGFYDLDQTHTSQSFSLRTDTKSDWDFEAVGTLYQYDKDRQRTPAAVSGGASFGTAGKVAAMDGTGWSTLDLKGAWHRGGPGATHTVTFGAHADRYALANPTFNTPDWRNGPLTTVSTEGDGKTGTYALWAQEAWLVSPTVNLTLGGRYEDWRGYDGFNVNGSTRIVQPTVTSSKFSPKAVLAWDAAPDLKITASVAKAYRFATPAELYQLVSTGATFTSPDPDLKPDDDLAAELRARRSFDRGDVQLSLFQDDVHDAIISQFLPLVPSSATLYSFLSNVDHVRARGVELTGNSTGILFHGLDLSGSVTYLDARTLALSGRASASAPAGTAVGKFLPNIPKWRATFLTTYHPDARVAFSLAGRYSGKMFTTLDNTDVNPNTYQGFSEWFVMDARANYRIDRHWGASVGVDNLLGRKYFLFHPFPQRTVVAGAKYSL is encoded by the coding sequence ATGATTTCGAAATTGTCGGGTAGGACATTCAAGCTGCACCTGGTGCTGCTGATTGCTGTTGCGTGCGTGTTGACGCATCCGGGACGACTCCGTGCCCAGGTCACTCCGGCTGCGCAACAGACAGCGCATGACACCACCACCCGCGACAGCACCGCGAAGCTCCGCGCCGTTCAGGTCACGGCGAAGCGTGGTAGCGAAACGCACGTTGCTCCACTCCAGCTTCTCACGTTGCCAGTGACGGCGAGCATCACGGCCCAGAAGGCCAAGGAGACGGTCAATATTGTCGATCCCGAAGATGCGGTTAAGTACCTGCCGAGCCTGTACATTCGCAAACGGAACTACGGTGATACGCAGGCGACCATCGGGACACGAGTCTGGGGAGTGAGCTCCAGTGCGCGCAGTCTCGTATACGCCGATGGCGTTCCCCTTTCCGCGTTGATCGCCAACAACAACACGATCGGTGGACCACGATGGGGTCTAATATCTCCCGAGGAGATTTCGCGCATCGACATCATGTACGGGCCCTACTCGGCAGCGTACCCGGGCAATTCGATGGGTGCAGTGATGGAGATCACGACGCGCCAGCCGAGCTCGCTCGAAGGGTCGGTACAGCAGACCCAGGCGCTGCAGCACTACAATCTCTATGGGACCGACCGAGCTTTCGGGACCTCGCTCACCAATGCCACCGTCGGCGACCGGTTCGGCAGATTCTCGTTCTGGGCAAGCGGTAGCTATGAGAACAGTCAGAGTCAGCCGCTGCTCTATGTTACGAGCTCGAGCGTGCCGGCTGGTGCGACTGGCGGTTATGCGAGCGCGAACAAGCTCGGTGCGCCGACCCACGTAACCGGTGCTTCGGGTCTGCTTCACACCGGCATGACCAACGCGAAAATCAAGCTCGCCTACGATATCACGCCGGTGCTTCGTGCGGCGTACACGATCGGCTTCTGGCACAATGACGGAAAGTCGAGCGTCGATACGTATCTGGCAGACTCGGGTCAACCGACGTTTGGCGGGCAGTCGGGATTCGCGAGCGGCTTCTACGATCTCGACCAGACGCATACGTCGCAGAGTTTCTCGCTTCGGACCGACACGAAGAGCGATTGGGACTTCGAAGCGGTTGGGACGCTGTATCAGTACGACAAGGATCGACAGCGGACACCGGCGGCCGTGTCTGGCGGTGCGTCGTTCGGAACCGCTGGCAAGGTCGCCGCGATGGATGGCACGGGCTGGTCCACGCTGGATCTCAAGGGTGCGTGGCATCGCGGTGGGCCAGGTGCAACACATACCGTGACCTTCGGTGCGCACGCGGATCGTTACGCACTGGCGAACCCGACGTTCAACACCCCCGACTGGCGCAATGGTCCGCTCACTACCGTCTCCACCGAGGGCGACGGCAAGACGGGCACTTACGCTTTATGGGCGCAGGAGGCGTGGCTCGTGAGCCCGACGGTGAATCTCACCCTGGGTGGTCGCTACGAGGATTGGCGCGGTTACGACGGCTTCAACGTGAACGGATCCACGCGCATCGTTCAGCCCACGGTCACATCGTCCAAGTTCTCGCCCAAGGCGGTGCTTGCGTGGGATGCGGCTCCGGATTTGAAGATCACAGCGTCTGTCGCGAAGGCGTATCGCTTTGCAACACCCGCCGAGCTGTATCAGCTCGTCTCGACTGGCGCGACGTTCACCTCTCCGGATCCGGATCTGAAGCCGGATGACGATCTTGCCGCCGAGCTGCGTGCAAGGCGTTCCTTCGATCGCGGAGATGTGCAGCTGTCGCTGTTCCAGGACGACGTGCACGACGCGATCATCTCGCAGTTCCTTCCCCTCGTGCCGAGCTCGGCGACTTTGTATTCGTTTCTCTCCAACGTGGATCATGTAAGGGCGCGTGGTGTCGAGCTGACGGGTAACAGCACGGGGATTCTCTTTCACGGACTGGATCTTTCCGGAAGCGTGACATATCTCGACGCACGTACGCTGGCACTCTCGGGACGTGCGAGCGCGTCGGCGCCGGCGGGTACCGCGGTGGGCAAGTTTCTGCCGAACATACCAAAGTGGCGCGCAACGTTCCTGACCACCTATCACCCTGACGCGCGAGTCGCCTTCTCGCTTGCGGGGCGCTACAGCGGCAAGATGTTTACAACGCTGGACAACACCGACGTCAACCCCAACACGTATCAGGGATTCAGCGAATGGTTCGTGATGGATGCGCGCGCAAACTACCGGATCGATCGTCACTGGGGAGCGTCTGTCGGAGTCGATAATCTTCTCGGCCGAAAGTACTTTCTGTTTCATCCATTCCCGCAGCGTACCGTTGTGGCAGGCGCGAAGTACTCGCTGTAG
- a CDS encoding HDOD domain-containing protein, with protein sequence MIDVFVARQPIFDRHDRLSGYELLYRNTALSTIADGAAADAMCTDTVIHSFLDIGLDDLTDGHRAFVNCTREFLLDGQVELLPSQKVVIEVLETVGNDPAVVSACRRLTQSGYQLALDDYVDDPSFDALLHTVGIVKLDVLHRKPGELAALMRRLRPFNVQILAERVETMDMHQECMQLGFDLFQGYFYRRPELVTRKEIEVGQTAMVRLLNMLRDHETPDAAIESGFRSDPTLTYKLLRIVNSASVGGRGIDSIGYAIRMVGRQMLYRWLALLMVSSMVTGNDVTDQLVYAALLRARLCELIAESSPQVRHPQALFMTGLFSMLDVLLRMPMRDVLARVSVSDEIRQAVMEGSGPYAEPLLLADAYQRGEWDQVDVLASSLGVLPMQMAWLYTKSLTWVNEQLTGVTNAVAA encoded by the coding sequence ATGATTGACGTATTTGTTGCACGCCAGCCAATTTTCGACCGGCACGACCGGCTCTCCGGATACGAACTCCTGTACCGGAATACGGCGCTGTCCACGATCGCGGACGGTGCCGCCGCAGACGCGATGTGCACCGATACCGTGATTCACTCCTTCCTCGATATCGGTCTCGACGACCTCACCGACGGCCACCGCGCGTTCGTGAATTGCACGCGCGAGTTCCTGCTGGATGGTCAGGTCGAGCTTCTCCCGTCGCAGAAAGTCGTGATCGAAGTACTCGAAACAGTCGGAAACGACCCCGCAGTCGTCTCGGCCTGCCGGCGCCTCACGCAGAGCGGATACCAGCTCGCGCTCGACGACTACGTGGACGATCCGTCTTTCGACGCATTGCTTCACACCGTCGGCATCGTCAAGCTCGACGTACTGCATAGAAAGCCGGGCGAGCTCGCGGCATTGATGCGGCGTTTGCGGCCGTTCAACGTGCAGATTCTCGCAGAGCGCGTCGAGACCATGGACATGCACCAGGAGTGCATGCAGCTGGGCTTCGATCTCTTTCAGGGATACTTCTATCGCCGTCCCGAGCTCGTGACGCGCAAGGAGATCGAGGTAGGACAGACAGCGATGGTGCGTTTGCTCAACATGTTGCGCGACCACGAGACTCCGGATGCAGCTATCGAAAGCGGCTTCCGGTCCGATCCGACGCTCACCTACAAGTTGTTGCGGATCGTGAATTCAGCCTCCGTTGGCGGCCGCGGAATCGACTCGATCGGCTATGCGATCCGCATGGTCGGGCGCCAGATGCTGTATCGCTGGCTCGCGTTGCTCATGGTCTCGTCGATGGTGACAGGCAACGACGTCACCGATCAGCTGGTGTACGCGGCGCTGTTGCGCGCGCGGTTGTGCGAGCTGATTGCGGAATCCAGTCCGCAGGTGCGCCATCCGCAGGCCCTGTTCATGACCGGGTTGTTCTCCATGCTAGACGTGCTTCTGCGCATGCCAATGCGCGACGTGCTGGCGCGCGTCAGCGTGTCGGACGAGATCCGCCAGGCTGTAATGGAGGGAAGTGGTCCGTACGCCGAGCCGTTGTTGCTGGCCGATGCGTACCAGCGTGGCGAGTGGGACCAGGTTGATGTGCTCGCGTCATCGCTGGGAGTGCTTCCGATGCAGATGGCCTGGCTCTATACCAAATCTCTGACCTGGGTCAACGAGCAGCTCACCGGAGTGACGAACGCCGTAGCGGCGTAG
- a CDS encoding DUF1775 domain-containing protein, with protein MNVRRRLIHVLILVSAIASLAPSIALAHAVVYPKKSASGAYERYVLRVPNEKAVATTRVEIHFPDGVRITAFEDVPGWQLQILTDSAKRIVGAVWTGTLAPQRFVEFPFMAANPKTATQLIWPVYQTYTGIERVDWTGEKGSRTPASVTTIAPVDSIASSAPATSETSVQWVQWIALILALVSLGLVLRPKDRV; from the coding sequence ATGAACGTCCGGCGTCGCTTGATTCATGTACTCATACTGGTCAGCGCGATTGCATCGCTAGCGCCGTCGATCGCGTTGGCGCACGCTGTCGTGTATCCCAAGAAATCTGCGAGCGGCGCGTACGAGCGTTACGTGCTGCGTGTTCCGAATGAGAAGGCGGTCGCCACGACACGGGTGGAGATCCATTTCCCCGATGGAGTGCGCATCACCGCGTTCGAGGACGTTCCCGGATGGCAGCTCCAGATTCTTACCGATTCCGCGAAACGAATCGTGGGGGCGGTGTGGACAGGCACGCTCGCGCCGCAACGATTTGTGGAGTTCCCCTTCATGGCGGCGAACCCCAAGACGGCAACGCAACTGATCTGGCCGGTTTACCAGACCTACACGGGCATCGAGCGCGTCGATTGGACTGGTGAGAAAGGGTCCAGGACCCCGGCGTCCGTCACGACTATCGCGCCCGTTGATTCGATCGCCTCGTCGGCACCAGCAACCTCCGAAACCTCCGTGCAGTGGGTGCAATGGATTGCACTGATACTGGCCCTTGTGAGCCTGGGTCTGGTCCTGCGGCCGAAGGATCGCGTCTAG
- a CDS encoding anti-sigma factor yields MSDVNEPNNASPPPQDANAGNEVAHPVSPTPPNESEPAFDVAGAALGALGPREEADLYTAASVDPAVSAELAAMEAVVAELARLSPMQQMNRGRSAGIRSRLVARAAATNIGRKTQSSEASVESAQQAASTVRPTRPASSSPSRHQAPPASHGNAQARHTPLHVIPFEPRSRLPMGRIFGGLAIAAALAIAAFGIYSWRNRSQAGGAQTASAVHDSSLEAQVAQLRISIAQKDSLISALTGMHTRVIELMSYADASPMARMFWDQKKQMFILYASNVKPPARGKVYQVWLIARGTTTPVSLGTFMPDSTGSAVVASKHPMAPGTLRRVAVTEEPDGGMPAPTGPVMFAGVGR; encoded by the coding sequence ATGAGCGACGTAAACGAGCCGAATAACGCGTCCCCGCCCCCGCAGGATGCAAACGCCGGCAACGAGGTCGCGCATCCCGTGTCTCCGACTCCGCCCAACGAGTCGGAGCCCGCGTTCGACGTCGCCGGTGCCGCGCTCGGCGCGCTCGGGCCGCGCGAAGAAGCAGATCTCTACACCGCCGCCTCGGTAGATCCGGCTGTCTCCGCAGAGCTGGCCGCCATGGAAGCAGTAGTCGCCGAGCTCGCGCGGCTCTCGCCCATGCAACAAATGAATCGCGGCCGCTCGGCAGGGATTCGTTCGCGGCTCGTCGCACGCGCGGCCGCAACCAATATCGGGCGCAAGACGCAGTCGTCCGAGGCCTCGGTAGAGAGCGCTCAGCAGGCGGCCAGCACGGTCAGGCCGACTAGACCTGCGTCGTCATCGCCCTCGCGCCACCAGGCGCCGCCGGCATCGCATGGAAATGCCCAGGCTCGACACACTCCGTTACACGTGATTCCGTTCGAGCCGCGCAGCCGCCTGCCGATGGGACGGATATTTGGCGGCCTGGCCATCGCAGCTGCGCTGGCCATCGCGGCGTTCGGTATTTACAGCTGGCGGAACCGATCACAGGCGGGCGGTGCCCAGACCGCGAGCGCGGTGCACGATTCCAGTCTCGAGGCGCAGGTCGCTCAGCTGCGAATCTCGATCGCACAAAAGGACAGTCTCATCTCCGCACTGACCGGAATGCACACTCGCGTCATCGAGTTGATGAGCTACGCCGATGCCTCGCCCATGGCCCGCATGTTCTGGGACCAGAAGAAGCAGATGTTCATACTGTACGCATCCAACGTGAAACCACCAGCCCGCGGGAAGGTCTACCAGGTGTGGCTGATTGCACGCGGAACTACGACCCCTGTTTCGCTCGGCACCTTCATGCCGGACTCCACCGGCTCGGCAGTGGTGGCTTCCAAACACCCGATGGCGCCCGGTACTCTGCGCCGAGTCGCAGTGACCGAAGAGCCGGACGGAGGCATGCCTGCGCCCACCGGCCCGGTCATGTTTGCCGGTGTCGGGAGGTAG
- a CDS encoding SWIM zinc finger family protein → MERDQIGLLPALDFEGPGADVVRLERALGLRAEHVGHGRYRIVGGQSEHWVDLYSAAHPRCDCGDYLWRDTVCKHILAALMREGNEDVIRAVGGLFAALKSAA, encoded by the coding sequence ATGGAACGAGATCAGATTGGGTTGCTGCCGGCGCTGGATTTCGAGGGCCCGGGAGCTGACGTTGTTCGTCTGGAGCGGGCACTCGGACTGCGCGCGGAGCATGTAGGACACGGCCGTTATCGCATCGTCGGTGGGCAGTCGGAGCACTGGGTCGACCTCTATTCAGCGGCGCACCCACGTTGCGACTGCGGTGATTATCTGTGGCGCGACACGGTCTGCAAGCACATTCTCGCCGCCCTCATGCGCGAGGGTAATGAAGACGTGATCCGCGCGGTCGGAGGCCTCTTCGCCGCCCTGAAGTCGGCCGCCTAG
- a CDS encoding sigma-70 family RNA polymerase sigma factor, with product MNPSRQDPAYTTRPAIATPSDDLSLVRRIAGGDESALAALYDGWAQTVYSMVAHLLKDADGAEDVVEETFWQVWQRASSYDASRGTVRTWILTIARSRALDRLRSRKRNREDITADLSILRDPAPDPSQDVESNERRILIHAALQELPEDQRRALDLAYFRGFSQSEIAEFLGEPLGTIKTRMRLGMQKLRDKLMGLRESRA from the coding sequence ATGAATCCGTCGCGGCAGGATCCGGCGTACACCACACGACCAGCCATCGCTACGCCCAGCGACGATTTGTCCCTCGTCCGGCGGATAGCGGGAGGCGATGAATCAGCTCTGGCAGCCCTGTACGATGGCTGGGCGCAGACAGTCTACTCGATGGTTGCTCATCTCCTCAAGGACGCTGATGGTGCGGAGGACGTCGTGGAGGAAACATTCTGGCAGGTGTGGCAGCGTGCTTCGTCATACGACGCTTCGCGTGGTACTGTGCGAACGTGGATTCTGACCATCGCACGCAGTCGCGCGCTCGATCGGCTCCGTAGTCGCAAGCGCAACCGCGAGGACATCACCGCCGATCTGAGCATTCTTCGCGACCCCGCTCCAGATCCCTCACAGGACGTCGAAAGCAACGAGCGCAGGATTCTGATACACGCAGCGCTGCAGGAGCTTCCCGAAGACCAGCGCCGCGCACTCGACCTGGCTTACTTCCGCGGCTTCAGCCAATCCGAAATCGCCGAATTCCTCGGCGAGCCGCTCGGCACCATCAAGACCAGAATGCGGCTCGGCATGCAGAAATTGCGGGACAAGTTGATGGGCCTGCGGGAGAGCAGAGCATGA
- a CDS encoding copper resistance protein CopC produces MPGVAGVKRTGPRHAAYARFMARVQTAAFVVFGSLVMLFATRSVAHAHASLVSSEPAANAHLSVSPSRVRLLFSEEIEPTLAQLSLVADDGSITRLAVAGDPHDVHAIVAPVESLAPGSYRLVWRVVSADGHPVEGNIIFWTGNSAEQAPPASPVALNAPSTWGPTVIGAPVVPAALRGLGLGCLMAVMGLLFCLSWPRTAAELVQRRPARLAIRLSIAAAILLALHFGAWIINATPDHRLGSDSTSALLASSIGKIEIWRTGLTILVLWAVAIARRQRLALLFAVAALIVSGASGHSAAIDPIWTEPARALHLLAGGAWLGALLYLIAYDRDATDTFMRDALRVSTIALVAAIVVILSGVLQALLFMSSPWDLFRSAYGAVLLAKIVGLLVLLAFGANHRYRVLPRLASGAAISGRFTTAIRSEVAVMCIVVLLGGLLAYVSPPHHAVVHSSSHIHSSDQ; encoded by the coding sequence ATGCCAGGCGTCGCCGGTGTCAAACGAACGGGTCCACGACATGCTGCGTACGCGCGCTTCATGGCCCGTGTGCAGACTGCCGCATTCGTCGTTTTCGGTAGTCTGGTCATGCTGTTTGCCACGCGATCGGTCGCGCACGCGCATGCCTCACTCGTAAGCTCCGAGCCGGCCGCGAATGCTCATCTGTCCGTCAGCCCGTCGCGCGTGCGTCTGTTGTTCAGTGAGGAAATCGAGCCGACGCTGGCGCAACTGTCGCTCGTCGCAGACGACGGCAGCATTACACGGCTCGCCGTTGCCGGAGACCCGCACGACGTGCACGCGATAGTTGCACCGGTAGAATCGCTCGCACCGGGATCCTATCGGCTTGTATGGCGAGTCGTTTCGGCTGACGGTCATCCAGTCGAGGGGAACATCATCTTCTGGACAGGCAACTCCGCTGAACAGGCTCCGCCGGCTTCTCCCGTCGCTCTGAACGCACCGTCCACATGGGGCCCGACGGTGATCGGAGCTCCAGTAGTGCCTGCCGCGCTACGCGGGCTCGGGCTCGGCTGTCTCATGGCGGTCATGGGTTTGCTGTTCTGCCTCTCGTGGCCGCGTACCGCGGCCGAGCTCGTGCAGCGCAGACCAGCACGACTTGCGATTCGACTATCGATCGCTGCGGCGATACTGCTCGCGCTGCACTTCGGCGCCTGGATCATCAATGCGACGCCGGATCACCGGCTTGGCAGCGATTCGACGTCGGCGCTCCTGGCAAGCAGCATAGGAAAAATCGAGATCTGGCGTACCGGCCTCACCATTCTCGTTCTCTGGGCGGTCGCGATCGCGAGGCGTCAGCGGCTTGCGCTGTTGTTCGCGGTCGCTGCGCTCATCGTGAGCGGTGCGAGCGGTCATTCGGCTGCAATCGATCCGATCTGGACGGAGCCTGCAAGGGCACTGCATCTTCTGGCGGGTGGTGCGTGGCTCGGCGCATTGCTCTACCTCATTGCGTATGATCGTGACGCGACGGACACATTCATGCGTGATGCGTTGCGTGTCTCGACGATTGCGCTTGTTGCCGCAATCGTGGTAATCCTTTCTGGCGTATTGCAAGCGTTGCTGTTCATGTCATCGCCATGGGATCTGTTCCGGTCTGCGTATGGCGCAGTGTTGCTCGCCAAGATCGTGGGACTTCTTGTTCTCCTTGCCTTCGGCGCTAATCATCGGTATCGGGTGTTGCCCCGTCTGGCAAGCGGAGCCGCCATTTCCGGCCGCTTTACCACTGCGATACGCAGCGAAGTTGCGGTGATGTGTATCGTCGTGTTGCTTGGAGGATTGCTCGCGTATGTATCGCCTCCACATCACGCGGTAGTGCACTCTTCTTCACACATTCACTCATCCGATCAATGA